The following proteins are co-located in the Calliphora vicina chromosome 2, idCalVici1.1, whole genome shotgun sequence genome:
- the LOC135951676 gene encoding probable ribosome production factor 1 — protein MKTKQVKQKKVIEPDSDSSFEEEDDKQGEVMLTDSDNDDKEVNGEVGPVTDSSDDDEEMDDEKPTTSKNARKMSSKDKMNLDLEDDSSDNAEVDGDDDEDDDDDDDDKEPQVRMPVINPLSFMRNKEQRTALFRKMKKEKHKKKMQERRARRKAGVPINPGHTIESLREKDQTTVENLDDSDNEELRKELQLDDFSSYFERSYEPKVLITFADNPVTKTRKFGLELGRIFPNALVKIRNKSSVKKICKSAVREEYTDVVIINEDRRKPNGLLVIHLPNGPTALFKVSNVKLTSDMKRDHKEITKHRPEVILNNFTTRLGLTVGRMLGALFHHDPEFKGRRAVTFHNQRDYIFFRHHRYEFTKEGKRVKLRELGPRFTLKLRSLQEGTFDSKTGDYSWIITNKRHALEASRRRFHL, from the coding sequence aTGAAAACTAAACAAGTAAAACAGAAAAAAGTCATTGAACCAGATAGTGATTCCAGTTTTGAAGAGGAAGATGATAAACAAGGCGAAGTCATGTTAACAGATTCAGACAATGACGATAAAGAGGTAAATGGTGAAGTTGGTCCTGTTACCGATAGCtctgatgatgatgaagaaatGGATGATGAAAAGCCAACAACCAGTAAAAATGCTAGAAAAATGTCATCCAAAGATAAAATGAATTTAGATTTAGAAGATGACTCTAGCGACAATGCTGAAGTTGATGGggatgatgatgaagatgacgacgatgatgatgatgataaagaACCTCAAGTGAGAATGCCTGTTATAAATCCCTTAAGTTTCATGCGTAATAAGGAACAAAGGACGGCTCTGTTTCGTAAAATGAAAAAGGAAAAGCATAAAAAGAAAATGCAAGAACGTAGAGCCAGACGCAAAGCAGGTGTACCAATCAATCCCGGCCATACTATTGAAAGTTTAAGAGAAAAAGATCAGACCACAGTCGAAAATTTGGATGATTCAGATAATGAGGAATTACGCAAAGAGTTGCAATTGGATGATTTCAGCTCATATTTCGAAAGATCCTATGAACCCAAAGTTCTTATAACTTTTGCCGATAATCCGGTGACAAAAACCCGTAAGTTTGGTTTGGAATTGGGACGTATATTCCCCAATGCTTTGGTGAAAATTCGCAACAAGTCATCCGttaagaaaatttgtaaatcAGCTGTCCGCGAAGAATACACCGATGTTGTTATTATCAATGAGGATAGACGTAAGCCTAATGGTTTACTGGTTATACATTTGCCCAACGGTCCTACTGCTCTGTTCAAAGTATCGAATGTAAAGTTAACATCAGATATGAAGAGAGATCACAAGGAAATCACCAAACATCGTCCCGAAGTTATACTTAACAATTTTACAACACGCCTAGGTCTGACAGTGGGTCGTATGTTGGGTGCTCTATTTCATCATGATCCTGAGTTCAAAGGACGTCGTGCTGTTACTTTCCACAATCAACGTGATTACATATTCTTCCGTCATCATCGATATGAATTCACCAAGGAAGGAAAACGTGTCAAATTGCGTGAATTAGGTCCCCGTTTCACCTTGAAGCTGCGCTCTCTTCAAGAAGGTACCTTTGACAGCAAAACTGGTGATTATTCCTGGATTATAACAAACAAGCGACATGCTCTGGAAGCTTCCAGACGTCGCTTCCATTTGTAG
- the LOC135951772 gene encoding probable ribosome production factor 1, translated as MSSKDKMNLDLEDDSSDNAEVDGDDDEDDDDDDDDKEPQVRMPVINPLSFMRNKEQRTALFRKMKKEKHKKKMQERRARRKAGVPINPGHTIESLREKDQTTVENLDDSDNEELRKELQLDDFSSYFERSYEPKVLITFADNPVTKTRKFGLELGRIFPNALVKIRNKSSVKKICKSAVREEYTDVVIINEDRRKPNGLLVIHLPNGPTALFKVSNVKLTSDMKRDHKEITKHRPEVILNNFTTRLGLTVGRMLGALFHHDPEFKGRRAVTFHNQRDYIFFRHHRYEFTKEGKRVKLRELGPRFTLKLRSLQEGTFDSKTGDYSWIITNKRHALEASRRRFHL; from the coding sequence ATGTCATCCAAAGATAAAATGAATTTAGATTTAGAAGATGACTCTAGCGACAATGCTGAAGTTGATGGggatgatgatgaagatgacgacgatgatgatgatgataaagaACCTCAAGTGAGAATGCCTGTTATAAATCCCTTAAGTTTCATGCGTAATAAGGAACAAAGGACGGCTCTGTTTCGTAAAATGAAAAAGGAAAAGCATAAAAAGAAAATGCAAGAACGTAGAGCCAGACGCAAAGCAGGTGTACCAATCAATCCCGGCCATACTATTGAAAGTTTAAGAGAAAAAGATCAGACCACAGTCGAAAATTTGGATGATTCAGATAATGAGGAATTACGCAAAGAGTTGCAATTGGATGATTTCAGCTCATATTTCGAAAGATCCTATGAACCCAAAGTTCTTATAACTTTTGCCGATAATCCGGTGACAAAAACCCGTAAGTTTGGTTTGGAATTGGGACGTATATTCCCCAATGCTTTGGTGAAAATTCGCAACAAGTCATCCGttaagaaaatttgtaaatcAGCTGTCCGCGAAGAATACACCGATGTTGTTATTATCAATGAGGATAGACGTAAGCCTAATGGTTTACTGGTTATACATTTGCCCAACGGTCCTACTGCTCTGTTCAAAGTATCGAATGTAAAGTTAACATCAGATATGAAGAGAGATCACAAGGAAATCACCAAACATCGTCCCGAAGTTATACTTAACAATTTTACAACACGCCTAGGTCTGACAGTGGGTCGTATGTTGGGTGCTCTATTTCATCATGATCCTGAGTTCAAAGGACGTCGTGCTGTTACTTTCCACAATCAACGTGATTACATATTCTTCCGTCATCATCGATATGAATTCACCAAGGAAGGAAAACGTGTCAAATTGCGTGAATTAGGTCCCCGTTTCACCTTGAAGCTGCGCTCTCTTCAAGAAGGTACCTTTGACAGCAAAACTGGTGATTATTCCTGGATTATAACAAACAAGCGACATGCTCTGGAAGCTTCCAGACGTCGCTTCCATTTGTAG
- the LOC135950503 gene encoding uncharacterized protein LOC135950503 codes for MEDSSPIENTNNSHVNHIILPDSTDLDWAQITYALNYKRLMFISSCRTWLNFYTDNFENDKYIDYSPEELCYRFLLRVLANINDYNLTDNELHLLNLLDLHPCFQRTENGFVVVKQIKNLSFPFNEAAIEILLTQGGSLHETNFVAESVNSNDQILITSFKDQNTIQHKFKFNEENAALLSVILSSDDDLPNCELLTIAEIHKRLKTAKNHFEQNGQRLQNINVRVDDLFKKLKAINELKTAVTELVGNSIRK; via the coding sequence ATGGAGGATTCATCACCAATTGAAAACACCAACAATTCCCATGTAAACCATATAATTTTGCCGGATTCCACTGACTTGGATTGGGCTCAAATAACGTACGCTCTTAATTACAAACGTTTAATGTTTATAAGCAGTTGCCGGACTTGGCTGAATTTTTACACTGataatttcgaaaatgacaAATACATTGACTATAGCCCAGAAGAACTCTGCTACCGCTTTTTACTGCGTGTATTAGCTAATATTAACGATTATAATTTAACTGATAATGAGTTGCACTTGCTCAATTTATTGGATCTGCATCCATGTTTTCAACGTACTGAAAACGGATTTGTTGTggtaaaacaaatcaaaaatctTAGTTTTCCCTTTAATGAAGCAGCTATAGAAATACTTTTGACACAAGGAGGCTCTTTGCATGAAACAAACTTTGTTGCCGAAAGTGTAAATTCAAATGATCAAATCTTAATTACTAGCTTCAAAGATCAAAATACTATTcaacataaattcaaatttaacgaAGAGAATGCAGCCTTACTTTCGGTGATTTTGAGCTCAGATGATGATCTGCCAAATTGTGAACTTTTAACTATAGCGGAGATACATAAGCGCTTAAAAACTGCCAAGAATCATTTTGAACAGAATGGACAGAGATTGCAAAATATAAATGTCCGTGTAgatgatttatttaagaaattgaaGGCTATAAATGAGCTCAAAACAGCCGTTACAGAGCTAGTTGGTAATAGTATTCGCAAATAG